One Microbacter margulisiae genomic window carries:
- a CDS encoding alpha-L-fucosidase codes for MKKIYIFVMVIFCSFMISSQEKPSAVYMKNYHQIVERTRWWRDARFGMFIHFGAYAVPARGEWVKSDERLTTAQYERYVEEFNPKDFDARKWAKIAKAAGVKYAVLTAKHHDGFCMFDSKLTTYTISHYFHGRDIVREFLDAFRAEGIKVGLYYSLIDWHHPDYPNVGNHPQRGDSAYSKHHFNWNNYLKYMHGQVEELMKNYGKIDILWFDYSFDNYSGEKWGAKELVKMIRKYQPDIILNNRLEVNQGTDTTGRVLGYGDFETPEQGIPDKGLTDRYGNPIPWETCMTMNNNWGYDAFDHNWKSPALIIQSLVNCVSKNGNLLLNVGPDAEGNIPEKSVEILSTIGKWMDKNSASIYGCGAASLAKPDWGRYTQKGDTLFAHWMNLNLGPINVQGLTQKVKSVYLLSTGAEMPSVTSWWGNSERNNFFINVNTPVYQTFERPDLFDTVFKIELDKTSNREAAH; via the coding sequence ATGAAAAAAATATACATTTTTGTCATGGTGATCTTTTGTTCCTTTATGATTTCTTCTCAAGAGAAGCCAAGCGCAGTCTATATGAAAAATTATCATCAGATAGTGGAACGTACCCGTTGGTGGAGAGATGCGCGTTTTGGTATGTTTATTCATTTTGGGGCTTATGCTGTACCTGCACGTGGAGAATGGGTTAAATCTGATGAACGTCTTACTACCGCTCAATATGAACGCTATGTAGAAGAATTTAATCCAAAGGATTTTGATGCCAGAAAATGGGCGAAGATAGCAAAAGCAGCGGGGGTGAAATATGCTGTACTCACGGCTAAACATCATGATGGCTTTTGCATGTTTGATAGTAAATTAACGACTTACACTATTTCCCATTATTTTCATGGGAGGGATATTGTGCGTGAATTTTTAGATGCTTTCCGTGCTGAGGGTATTAAAGTGGGTCTTTATTATTCTTTGATTGACTGGCATCATCCTGATTATCCAAATGTAGGCAATCATCCTCAACGAGGAGATTCTGCTTATAGCAAACATCATTTTAACTGGAATAATTACCTGAAATACATGCACGGACAAGTAGAAGAACTGATGAAAAACTATGGAAAAATTGATATTCTGTGGTTTGATTATTCCTTTGATAATTACAGCGGGGAAAAATGGGGGGCAAAAGAATTGGTGAAGATGATTCGTAAATATCAGCCAGATATCATTCTGAATAACCGCTTAGAAGTTAATCAGGGAACAGATACAACAGGCAGGGTTTTGGGTTATGGTGATTTTGAAACACCAGAACAAGGCATACCTGACAAAGGATTGACCGATCGTTATGGAAATCCCATTCCGTGGGAAACCTGCATGACGATGAATAACAATTGGGGTTATGACGCATTTGACCACAATTGGAAATCGCCGGCATTAATCATACAATCTTTAGTGAATTGTGTTAGTAAGAATGGTAATCTCCTGTTGAATGTAGGGCCAGATGCAGAAGGTAATATACCTGAAAAGAGCGTTGAGATTTTGAGCACCATTGGGAAATGGATGGATAAAAACAGCGCAAGTATTTATGGTTGCGGAGCTGCATCACTAGCTAAGCCCGATTGGGGTCGCTATACACAAAAAGGAGATACGCTGTTTGCCCATTGGATGAATCTCAATCTAGGACCAATCAATGTGCAAGGCTTAACACAAAAGGTAAAGAGTGTTTATTTATTGAGTACCGGGGCAGAAATGCCATCAGTCACCTCATGGTGGGGAAATTCTGAAAGAAATAATTTTTTCATTAATGTAAATACGCCTGTATATCAGACTTTCGAAAGGCCAGATTTATTTGATACAGTTTTTAAAATTGAATTGGACAAAACATCAAACAGGGAGGCTGCACATTAA
- a CDS encoding glycoside hydrolase family 125 protein — MTTRRDFIRKSGIVLAGVALSRSMMGNAGVLESLSYKTERPPLGKRNFTSKAVEATIEQMKQKIKDPKLAWMFENCYPNTLDTTVEFSMKGGKPDTFVITGDIDAMWLRDSSAQVYPYLSLVNDDPQLSLMIEGVIRRQSYCIGLDPYANAFNKGATGSEWDSDHTKMIPQLHERKWEIDSLCYPIRLAYYYWKKTGNQTIFDQQWKYAMSRVYETFVQQQRKDGTTPYTFTRVTDKQSDTVLNNGYGSPIKPVGMICSTFRPSDDATIFSFLIPSNLFAIESLHQLAEISDKVTGDHSFAQKCRRLASEVKRAVEEYGKKRHPEYGEIYVYEADGFGNQLCMDDANVPGLLSLPYLCPFIPEGDPIYQNTRRFVWSEDNPYYFRGKAGEGIGGPHVGLGWIWPMSLIMRGITSMEKEEVAYSLQSLRDTDAGTGFIHESFWKDDARKYTRKWFAWANTMFGEFILTVDHKYPELLKRSFDV, encoded by the coding sequence ATGACGACGCGAAGAGACTTTATACGCAAGAGTGGGATAGTGTTGGCAGGTGTAGCGCTGAGCCGATCGATGATGGGGAATGCAGGAGTGCTGGAATCCCTGAGTTATAAGACAGAGCGTCCTCCTTTAGGCAAACGCAACTTCACGTCCAAAGCCGTGGAAGCCACCATAGAGCAGATGAAGCAAAAGATCAAAGATCCGAAACTTGCCTGGATGTTTGAGAACTGTTATCCCAATACACTGGATACGACCGTAGAATTTTCGATGAAAGGAGGGAAACCCGACACCTTTGTCATCACGGGTGATATCGATGCCATGTGGTTGCGAGACTCCTCGGCGCAAGTCTATCCCTACCTTTCGCTGGTCAATGACGATCCCCAGCTCAGCCTGATGATAGAAGGCGTGATACGGCGTCAAAGCTATTGCATAGGGCTCGATCCCTATGCCAATGCGTTCAATAAGGGGGCAACAGGCAGCGAATGGGACAGTGACCACACGAAGATGATCCCCCAGCTCCATGAAAGGAAATGGGAGATCGATTCGCTCTGCTACCCGATCCGCTTGGCCTATTACTACTGGAAGAAGACCGGCAACCAAACTATCTTCGACCAGCAATGGAAGTATGCCATGAGCCGGGTCTATGAAACCTTTGTACAACAACAACGCAAGGATGGCACCACCCCCTACACCTTTACACGGGTAACCGACAAACAAAGCGATACGGTATTAAACAACGGCTATGGCAGCCCCATCAAGCCCGTGGGGATGATCTGTTCCACCTTCCGGCCATCAGACGATGCCACGATATTCAGCTTTTTAATTCCCTCCAACCTCTTTGCCATTGAATCCTTACACCAGTTAGCGGAGATATCGGATAAAGTGACGGGTGACCATTCCTTTGCACAGAAATGCAGGAGACTGGCATCAGAAGTAAAGCGAGCCGTAGAAGAGTACGGGAAGAAACGACATCCGGAATACGGGGAAATATATGTATACGAAGCAGACGGCTTCGGGAACCAGCTATGTATGGACGATGCCAATGTCCCCGGTTTGCTATCCCTGCCTTACCTCTGCCCTTTTATTCCGGAAGGCGATCCCATCTACCAGAACACACGGAGGTTTGTATGGAGCGAAGACAACCCCTATTATTTCAGGGGGAAGGCAGGCGAGGGGATAGGTGGCCCCCATGTAGGGTTGGGCTGGATATGGCCGATGAGTCTGATCATGCGGGGGATCACCTCGATGGAAAAAGAAGAAGTGGCATACAGCCTGCAGAGCCTGCGCGACACGGATGCAGGGACAGGCTTCATCCATGAATCCTTTTGGAAGGACGATGCGAGGAAGTACACGCGGAAATGGTTTGCGTGGGCCAATACGATGTTCGGGGAGTTTATCCTTACGGTTGACCACAAGTATCCCGAGCTGCTGAAAAGAAGTTTTGATGTATAA
- a CDS encoding GH92 family glycosyl hydrolase: protein MRNKVVYIMMLLASIFGNRFISYSQDLTQYVDPFIGTGAHGHTFPGPCLPHGMVQVSPDTGEDGWDWCSGYHDSDTSLMGFSLTHLSGTGAADLGDILFMAYTGGWKTEPGSKEHPGEGYRSIFSHQDEQASVGYYSVMLKSYGIKAELTATARCALQRYTYPKTGDRDMIIDLGRGIQNKTVSSSIRFVGDDAVEGYRQSTGWAHDRYVYFYAKFNQPIEKKAIDNDGQIEEDKAAGTGKIEKALIRFSGTTGQPVLVKVSISAVSIANAKANLESGLPGWDFSAVRASAEKSWNKLLSKIEVEGGSTAEKRTFYTAVYHSLLAPYLYSDVNGQYVGMDRKVHQAQGFHYYTVFSLWDTFRAAHPLYSLIEPKTNDDFVKSMLAMYKEGGRLPVWELDSNETWCMIGNHSIPVIADACLHGHPDFNIAEAYQAMKATVEDTIRGMKAYHQYGYVPDNVENNSVSITVEYAYDDWCVAQVARKLGKMADYRKYMQRAENYKNLYNPATRFLQGKDTQGQWREPFNPIDVSRLGSDDFTEGNSWQYTFFAPQDVDGLVHLIGGKKAFAHKLDSLFDQPSINNNPGEPDVSGMIGQYAQGNEPSHEIAYLYDYVGEPYKTADRVREIMDSLYTDTRSGLCGNDDCGQMSAWYVFGAMGFYPVNPSSGEYAIGSPVFSKITLHTGSGHPFEVEAKDVSKANKYIQSATLNGKDYPYSYITRKTIEQGGRLIFRMGDKPSSWATQPKDCPVSHIDY, encoded by the coding sequence ATGAGAAATAAAGTAGTTTATATCATGATGCTTTTGGCATCCATTTTTGGGAATAGATTTATCTCCTATTCCCAAGATTTAACCCAGTATGTCGATCCCTTTATCGGGACAGGAGCTCATGGGCACACGTTTCCCGGGCCATGCCTGCCACATGGGATGGTACAGGTGAGTCCCGATACAGGAGAAGACGGGTGGGACTGGTGTTCGGGATACCATGACAGCGACACGTCTCTGATGGGTTTTTCGCTCACCCATTTAAGCGGGACAGGTGCTGCCGATCTGGGCGACATTCTCTTTATGGCCTATACCGGAGGGTGGAAAACCGAACCCGGGAGTAAGGAACATCCCGGAGAAGGCTACCGCTCCATCTTCAGCCATCAGGACGAACAGGCCAGTGTAGGTTACTATTCAGTAATGCTAAAAAGCTATGGCATCAAAGCCGAACTGACCGCCACCGCACGCTGCGCGCTGCAACGCTACACCTATCCCAAGACGGGAGACCGGGATATGATTATCGACCTGGGACGGGGCATACAGAACAAAACGGTATCCTCTTCGATCCGTTTTGTAGGCGATGACGCAGTAGAAGGCTACCGGCAATCCACAGGCTGGGCCCACGACCGGTATGTCTATTTCTATGCCAAGTTCAACCAGCCGATAGAAAAGAAAGCCATAGACAATGACGGACAGATAGAAGAAGACAAGGCAGCAGGGACAGGGAAAATAGAAAAAGCCCTGATACGCTTTTCCGGTACCACAGGCCAACCCGTACTCGTGAAGGTATCCATTTCAGCCGTCAGCATCGCCAATGCAAAGGCCAACCTGGAATCGGGACTCCCCGGATGGGACTTTTCGGCCGTGAGAGCCTCGGCAGAAAAGAGCTGGAATAAGCTATTATCGAAGATAGAAGTAGAAGGAGGCAGCACAGCAGAGAAGCGCACGTTCTATACGGCCGTGTACCATTCGCTGCTGGCCCCGTACCTCTATAGCGATGTCAATGGGCAATATGTGGGCATGGACAGGAAAGTACACCAAGCCCAAGGCTTTCACTACTACACCGTTTTCTCCCTGTGGGACACCTTCCGGGCAGCCCACCCCCTCTATTCGCTGATAGAACCCAAGACCAACGACGATTTTGTCAAATCCATGCTGGCCATGTACAAGGAAGGCGGACGACTCCCGGTGTGGGAACTGGATTCCAACGAGACCTGGTGCATGATCGGGAACCACAGTATCCCGGTTATAGCAGACGCCTGCCTGCACGGCCATCCCGATTTCAACATAGCAGAAGCCTACCAGGCGATGAAAGCCACTGTAGAGGATACCATCCGGGGCATGAAAGCCTACCATCAATACGGTTATGTCCCCGATAACGTAGAAAACAATTCCGTATCGATCACCGTAGAATACGCCTATGACGACTGGTGTGTGGCACAGGTAGCCAGGAAGCTGGGGAAGATGGCTGATTACAGGAAATACATGCAACGTGCAGAAAACTATAAGAATCTCTATAACCCAGCCACCCGTTTTTTGCAGGGGAAAGACACCCAAGGCCAATGGCGGGAACCCTTTAACCCGATCGACGTATCACGGTTAGGCAGTGATGACTTTACGGAAGGCAATTCATGGCAATACACCTTTTTTGCCCCGCAGGATGTAGACGGGTTAGTCCATCTGATCGGAGGGAAGAAAGCCTTTGCCCACAAATTAGATTCCCTTTTTGACCAACCCTCTATCAATAATAACCCGGGAGAACCCGATGTAAGCGGGATGATCGGCCAATATGCACAGGGGAATGAACCCAGCCATGAGATAGCCTATCTGTACGATTACGTTGGCGAACCCTATAAAACAGCAGACAGGGTCCGGGAGATCATGGATTCGCTGTACACCGACACACGGTCGGGACTATGCGGGAATGACGACTGCGGGCAGATGTCAGCATGGTATGTCTTTGGAGCGATGGGCTTCTATCCGGTGAATCCGTCCAGTGGAGAATATGCGATTGGGAGTCCGGTGTTTTCGAAAATCACACTGCATACAGGAAGCGGACATCCCTTTGAGGTAGAGGCGAAGGATGTGAGCAAGGCCAATAAATACATTCAATCGGCGACGCTGAATGGGAAGGACTATCCCTACTCCTACATCACAAGGAAAACGATAGAGCAAGGCGGCAGGCTGATCTTCCGGATGGGCGACAAACCATCTTCATGGGCAACACAACCTAAGGATTGTCCGGTGTCTCACATTGATTATTGA
- a CDS encoding glycoside hydrolase family 18 protein, with protein MKLIYSFILLSLIFAISFERTSALNHSYEKSPMAVMAYYTGNGTAINQYHVNELTHLIYSFLHIRENRLTVDSPADSITLLQLAALKKEYPHLKVMVSMGGWGGCAPCSAAFSTARGRREFARSTKQILDEYHLDGIDLDWEYPTIQGYPGHLFTPEDKHHFTELIKSLRHELGKHKIISFAAGGFDTYLRYSIDWRKVVPLVNYVNLMSYDLVNGYSKVTGLHTPLYSSPHQPESVNHAIQYLDSIHVDMHKIVIGAAFYARVWTAVPDTNHGLFQPGKFTAMINYKDFESYFAPDNGFVRYWDKASRAPYCYSAVKHAFGTFDDKRSVELKTKYAKEQGLGGIMFWELTCDKPDNGLLDTIYKTVQDSVSIPKQ; from the coding sequence ATGAAGCTTATTTATTCATTTATCTTATTAAGTCTTATTTTTGCTATTAGTTTTGAAAGAACTTCTGCGTTGAATCATTCCTATGAGAAATCTCCCATGGCAGTGATGGCCTATTACACGGGGAATGGTACGGCGATTAACCAGTATCATGTGAATGAGCTGACGCATTTGATCTATAGTTTCCTGCATATACGTGAGAATCGCTTAACCGTAGATTCCCCTGCAGACAGTATCACGCTGCTTCAGTTGGCAGCCTTAAAAAAAGAGTATCCCCATTTGAAAGTGATGGTTTCGATGGGAGGTTGGGGAGGTTGTGCTCCCTGTTCAGCCGCATTTTCGACGGCAAGAGGGCGTAGGGAATTTGCCCGGTCGACCAAGCAGATCCTGGATGAATACCATTTGGACGGGATCGATTTAGATTGGGAATATCCAACTATCCAGGGATATCCGGGTCATCTGTTTACGCCCGAGGATAAACATCACTTTACGGAATTAATTAAAAGTTTGCGGCATGAATTAGGAAAGCATAAAATCATCAGCTTTGCAGCCGGAGGTTTTGATACATATTTAAGATATTCTATTGATTGGCGCAAAGTAGTCCCTTTAGTGAATTATGTAAATCTTATGTCGTATGATTTGGTAAATGGCTACAGCAAAGTCACCGGACTGCATACCCCGCTTTATTCTTCACCTCACCAACCGGAATCAGTGAATCATGCCATTCAGTACCTTGATTCTATCCATGTTGATATGCATAAGATTGTGATTGGTGCCGCCTTTTATGCCAGAGTTTGGACGGCTGTGCCTGATACCAACCATGGTTTATTCCAGCCGGGGAAGTTTACGGCCATGATTAATTATAAAGATTTTGAATCCTACTTTGCCCCCGATAACGGATTTGTACGCTACTGGGATAAAGCATCCCGGGCACCCTATTGTTACAGTGCTGTGAAACATGCCTTTGGAACATTCGATGATAAACGATCCGTAGAACTCAAGACAAAATATGCCAAAGAACAAGGACTGGGAGGTATCATGTTTTGGGAATTGACATGCGATAAACCGGACAATGGCCTACTGGATACCATTTATAAAACAGTTCAGGATTCTGTTTCAATTCCGAAACAATGA
- a CDS encoding SusD/RagB family nutrient-binding outer membrane lipoprotein: MKKYLRFQYLAAVIIFLVVAGCSDFEQINVNPMAANASQVKAEYFLNNAIVGAQQDPNIAERAFVLYWKVAAHQEGDEYGTQGITSDYNMDDWSSQYYSYVSGWLDNATNAITIGEAQIKAGTSDAWTNNVVQMARIWRAYLMTEAADLFGPLPLIGAFQGTNPQFNSVKDIYYYALSELDDATSKMDLTVTAKPSDAGLDKAYGFNCGEWVKYGDSMRLRLAMRLAQVDPAKAKAEFEAAAKLPLITQQSDIFQVVEDNGWDALTGVMTRQWDIQSLSETQFNIYFGLGGIPTSTLVDAAAQPHVKPANWMGIKYDKHLPYYTNDPSRGFSFDGLPYALDPRALKTFYIPGDFQSPTFCNYPTWGNYAEDTVGLLYPIAGVNTDTIHVDRAFTWNGTTSGEWGDLNKYNNSNFYSYPGTCPGLAMQYRNGTSHRVFFQPAETYFLLAEGALYGWNAGIDAKTAYEDGVQASFDYFGLGSAATYLASNDYNRDGTCVNWDNTTEPPATVQMQCMNGYTHQIESYTFTYPANNLYMNGTVHNDHLTKIITQKYISEMPWLPLEAWNDQRRLGLPFFENVDVEKPIVTLPNLTQSNYMTSSIKNFPQRIKYPSSLATSNPTGYQDAIKLLSGPDAVSTPLWWAKQQ, translated from the coding sequence AGAGCGGGCTTTTGTATTATACTGGAAAGTCGCTGCACATCAGGAAGGTGATGAATATGGGACTCAAGGCATTACATCTGATTATAATATGGATGACTGGTCAAGTCAATATTATTCGTATGTTTCGGGGTGGCTTGATAATGCTACTAATGCTATTACGATTGGTGAAGCCCAAATTAAAGCTGGAACTAGCGATGCGTGGACAAACAATGTGGTTCAAATGGCACGTATTTGGAGAGCTTATTTAATGACAGAAGCTGCTGACCTATTTGGCCCTCTGCCTCTTATTGGAGCTTTTCAAGGTACAAATCCACAGTTTAATAGTGTAAAGGATATTTACTATTATGCTCTATCAGAATTAGATGATGCTACATCTAAAATGGATTTAACGGTTACAGCTAAACCTTCTGATGCAGGTCTGGATAAAGCATACGGTTTTAACTGTGGAGAATGGGTTAAATATGGTGACTCCATGCGATTACGATTGGCTATGAGGCTTGCTCAGGTGGATCCTGCAAAAGCGAAGGCTGAATTTGAAGCTGCTGCGAAATTACCACTTATTACTCAACAATCTGATATTTTCCAAGTGGTTGAAGATAATGGCTGGGATGCATTGACTGGAGTGATGACAAGACAATGGGATATTCAGTCTCTTTCGGAAACGCAATTTAATATTTATTTTGGTCTTGGAGGTATTCCAACTTCTACATTGGTAGATGCTGCTGCACAACCACACGTTAAACCTGCAAACTGGATGGGAATCAAATATGACAAGCATTTGCCGTATTATACGAATGATCCGTCGAGAGGATTCAGTTTTGATGGTTTACCTTATGCTTTAGATCCACGTGCTTTGAAAACATTTTATATTCCAGGAGATTTTCAGAGTCCTACTTTTTGTAATTATCCAACATGGGGAAATTATGCAGAAGATACTGTTGGATTACTATATCCTATAGCCGGTGTCAATACAGATACAATCCATGTTGACCGTGCCTTTACATGGAATGGAACTACTAGTGGAGAATGGGGAGATTTGAATAAATACAATAATAGTAATTTTTATTCCTATCCCGGCACTTGCCCTGGCCTTGCTATGCAGTATCGTAATGGAACCAGTCATCGTGTATTCTTCCAACCTGCCGAAACATATTTTCTTTTAGCTGAAGGTGCTTTATATGGTTGGAATGCTGGAATAGATGCAAAAACTGCTTATGAGGATGGTGTCCAGGCAAGTTTTGATTATTTTGGCCTAGGCAGTGCTGCTACTTATTTGGCTTCGAATGATTATAACCGCGATGGGACATGTGTTAATTGGGATAATACGACAGAACCACCTGCTACAGTACAAATGCAATGCATGAATGGATATACCCATCAAATTGAATCATATACTTTTACGTATCCTGCAAATAATTTATATATGAATGGAACGGTACATAATGATCATTTGACTAAAATTATTACCCAAAAATACATTTCTGAAATGCCTTGGCTTCCTTTGGAAGCATGGAATGATCAACGTCGTCTTGGGCTTCCTTTTTTTGAGAATGTTGATGTTGAAAAACCAATTGTTACGTTGCCTAATTTGACACAATCAAATTATATGACTTCAAGCATTAAAAACTTCCCGCAACGGATAAAATATCCTTCAAGTCTTGCTACTAGTAATCCTACTGGATATCAGGATGCTATAAAACTACTTTCAGGACCGGATGCTGTATCTACTCCTTTATGGTGGGCTAAACAGCAATAG